The DNA window cccttggttcttctatcccctcccccaaattctctatcgaaaccttctgattgtagaatttccaccggttTTAGAGATCAAAAACTTGATttttgaacccaaaacacaccttacgaaacaagtcgtaacacattgatattaatttatagaaaattGAGCATTTGGGAAGCTTCAAGGTTGTCATTTCTAGTTTGATGAAGCAGAAGCCCTAGAAGCTAGCCTCTTGATAATAATGATGATGTTGGCAAGCTATTCTTGATGTTTTGgcttagggttagggtttcataGATAAGAGAGTCTAGAACAAGTGtcttaacaataatatatttcataCCAAACCTGATCAATTCAAGTTTGTATTTATTGCCTGTTATTATATTACTCTGTATAACTGTTATGCttaatgataattttgtatTCAATCATATATGTTATGCTTAATGATAAGAATGTTGTATAAAATTATCTGTCAGGATGCAGAGGAAGAAAGGTCAGTTTACCTCATCCAAGTCAATATCAGATGAAGGCACTTCAGATGGTGATGGAACACAGGGTGGTTTACTTCAGACTACAGCACACGAGGAGCAGGAAACATTGTAAGAGCAGGATTAactaatgaatgaatgaatgaatgaatgaaatgTTGATGTTTTGATTATAGATGTAGTAATTGTGGGGTAAACTCAAAATCTACACCAATGATGCGGCGTGGACCAGCTGGACCAAGAACATTATGTAATGCATGTGGACTTAAATGGGCTAATAAGGTAAGTATTCTTATATTATACTCGAGATATTTTAAGTGGAAatgtttgatgttttttttttaaacttttgcAGGGAGTCTTGAAGGATCTGTCAAAGGTACTACTAAgtggaggtggtggtggtggaggaaaCATTCATAtgaataataacaataatataaaagcCAAAGAACaggtataaattattaataaaagattttgatcctttattattttcatattattaacaattaagatttatttgttATACTGCAGAATGTGGTTGAAGGTAATAATAGCGATATTATTACGGTTGTGTCTGCTCCCCCAAGCAATAATAATATGGGTAAAAATCATCCCCAGCAGCTCTAGTACTAGTAAGCTGTAGTATCTTCTTCTAGCCACCACCGGATTGGATTTGTATTTGAAatgtcaaattattattatacactactttaagattatttttaattttgaagcGTAAGCTCTTGAGGATGATGGTCTGTAACTAAGTACTATTACTACTACATTTGTGTTGTTGTATAGTGTTTGTTACTCCACCTACTTTCTTCTTTTCCCGATTTAATTCACATTTTTCTACTTATAATGTTTGCTTTTGAAGTAAATGATCTTTTTACACTTGCAAATAGCCAAACATAGTATTGAATGGAGTTCTACCTATGAATACGAGCATAGTTTTGAAACTTGATTCGGTCATCAACCCGGTGAAGGGGTTAGGCTATTGGTTCAACTAAtgagttttatataataataaaatagtaaaaatttgTCAAATTGTTTTGCATCATTTGGTGTTTTTCAATTGAATTCATGATCAAAGTGATAATCACTATATGaatataagtataaattttaaaatagtattaaattattatcatcaATTATACGAAATataaacttcaaaataatttaaattttaacccaaaaaaatataacaataactTAAAAGAAGTTAAAGACTTAACTGAATTATGCGAGAGACAATGTTTCAAATCAAACTATAACCTccaattttgatgattttatctAGAGAAAAAGTTATGTTTAAGTTATTACTTATAGTGACATCTTAAATCGTTTTTTTAGTCCGGTAAGAGCGGATTCAGTTGGTTTAGGTAGGAGGTGGAACTTGAAGTGAATGAAAGAATTTGTCATTTTCAGTGTCTAGAACTAGAAATCGATAATCTACTCTCATGGAACTAGAAATAGGTAAACTCAATGTGAACCAAAAAATGTGGAGAAGGAAATGAGGGagtgataaatgaaaaaaaaatgatcttttttatgaaaaaaaaaattgattttttttatgaaaaaaaagaattaattttttttataaaaaaaaaaaggataaacCCGCTGGTTAACTCGGGCTACCGAATTTTcagtccaaccgacagttgacCGGGTTGATTGCATTTCTGATTTTTTTCATCAACTCAGTCCAGTTTGACGACCCGATTCACTAGGTTTTCCGGTCCGACCGATCAAGTTTCAAAACTATGGATACGAGTCGCAGACCGGTCAAGTTTCAAAACTATGGATACGAGTCGCAGAATTTAACTTACACGCATTCGCTTCAATTCAAAAAAGAGGatgaaaaattttcaattatattagcatttaaaatttttatgttttttttttttcttttgtaatgtttaaccacattttgcgatctttttaataaaaattgacatttaaaaaaaatagtcaagaataataataataaaaaatcaataatgatGTTTTCCCATAATCAAAAATTCAATTGTTATGATCCATTGAAACAAAGACAACAAATAGTAAACAAGAAAATCAAAACCACTATGTATGTATGttacaaagaaagaaaacttgaAAATTGTGAAGAAGCTAAATATTTCCTCCTTCATTCAAACTAATAATATTGGAAAGCAGCCCCCTCTTGGGACATATATaatctcttattattattattatgattgttgttaacaataattaatcatcaCACCACACAAATGAGACATAAAAATCTTCATTTTTTCCTTCACACATCAACTGTAGGGTAcattcctcctcctcctccattagAAAATTCTGAATAATACATCTCACCAGAAGCCGCTGCTCTCGATTTTCGGTTTTtaggtgaagaagaagaatagtaATACTCGCTTGAACCGCTGCTACCTGATGAATACATAGATGAAGAAGGGAATCCTCCCTGGATTTTTGGCAGTCCAGTTCGATCActactaattttattatttccaCTGTAACCTCTCTCGACTGAATCCGCTTCCAGGGGCAATTCATCTAATGTCTGccaaatttattataaacaaaaaggAGGATACTCCATTATCATCAGATTTTATTACAGTTAtaccataaataaattaatcaattaataaaagGTGTACCCTGAAAGCCTGTTGGAGGACACGTAAAGTTTCTCGAGTGTGTTTTCTCTTTGCTGCCACCTCATTAGGTTCTTGCAACATTTCTTCAAACATGTCATCCCTGTTTTAACCAATGACTGTTAGGAATAGGCAAAAAAGATAACACTACAAATCTTCTCTATATTACCTACCTGTAAAGCTTCTTAATGAAAACATTGTGGAGATCTCGCTTTGTGTGGTTTACCTGAACCAGGAATAATAACATTAAACCAAACAAGTTTTCACAACAAGCAAAAATAACAAAACCAGCATTTTCACAAATACAACTTTAATTACCAGGAAGTGCATAATTGCTTTAGGAATGGAATCCTCAACATTCTTTCTAACAATGTCATAATATGACCTTAACAGCAGTTTCGTTACTGCAATTTCCATAATCTCCTGATCTGAATGGCTTTCTGGAGGCCTCAAGACAGGCGGGGGCTGAAAGTGTCGATATGAAGAGGTAGAAGAAGATCAAGTTTACAAGAGATATTATTTGGTTTTAGAACAAGGCAATAATGCATTCATCATACCTCTCTCAAATGAATCAAAGAAAAGTTATGCCCAACGCTTTGAACAGGCTCGTTGAAAGGCTTGCTTGTTGAACTCTCTTTGATAGATGTGCGATGCTCAGAACCACCGCCAAAAATTGACGAGATTCCCCAGCTTAGACCACTCCCTAGTTAgtgtaataaattataactgGTAAGCATCAATTCTAACACATATGTACTTCTTACCCCCATTGGATTTGGGGGTAATGACATTCAAATAGCATTGATTAACAGACAAAAGAATAAGGTTAAATATTAAGAACTAGTTTCTCTATGTTCAAGCATGAACTTACCAGATATTGTGGGCTTCTCAACATCTGGAACAGTATGAACAGCCtatcaatgaaaaaaatgaacaaaCAACATTTGTTGGAAAATCTAGTCAAATTTATCAAGTTAAACAAAGATTTAGGAAGTCAAAGGAGCTACCTGGTCCGGTACAATCCCGTTTGCAGTTCTGGCAAGAATAGAACGAGACTTGATGCTTCTTTCAGATGCGGGTGCTTTGTCCGTATCTACAGCCTCCTAATTccagaaaaaagaaaagaaaatttaggTTCACAAATAATGCAGaatatctaaaataataatattgagacCATCAATAGCACATCTTTTATTGACCTTTGGTTTAGGAATAGCTGCAGTTATTCTATTGGACTTTGTCTGCTGTTGTGCAATTTCTACAGCTTTACTACCACCAATAAAATTTTTGTGTGAAGTATTTATGTAATCCATCTGCATTCATTGAAATAAAGAAGCACTTACAGAAAGTTGTTACAGTAAAGGTTGAAGAAAGACAAACGAATCATACCATCTGTTTATTCCAAATATACAAAATGAactacaaaatttattaatgttaaGAGTATTATTATTGCAAATTCATTATGTGGAAGAGGATTGAGGCCCAGTTGAAAGCTTTAcaatatcaaaaaaaataaaacacgaaacacaacattttttaaaccaaaagaCAACTAGAATACACACAAACACTAACACTACTGGCTACCAATTCATTCATCCAACAGTGTAGCTTGAAACGCATGTTGATATGCTTATTACCAATTAATATTGTAATCCCTGAAACACCTACATACTACACTACCAATTTATAGatcttgttattttttcagcATACCTCCATTCCAATAATGTGACCAATCATTGTCTCAGAGGGTTGAAGGCCTTCCCGCAGAAAGTTCCCTATAACATCATCCATGCGCTTCCTAAGAACAGGAAATCGCTGCAACTCATTTATCATACAACGATGACTCATCTGCATAAAAGGAGAGTCCATTAAAATGTTTGCATCTATCACAAACGGAAGGAGCgaaaaatgttattttcttaCCTTAATCAACTCATCGTAAATGAATCTAGCACATTGAAGGCTTGGGTCCAACAAACGAGCTATTTGCTTCCGAACGAGCACTTCAAAAGGAAACTATGGAGGAGGAGACATAACATGTATGATAGAGAATCTTTGACAGTTTATGTTATGCAAAATGAAAGTAATTATTACTCATTGAAACCCACCTCAGGTACAAATAAAGCAGATCTTGTACCAGTTGCATTTTGAATTGCAGTTCTAATGTCATCATCTGTTAAATCCTCACATGGATCCACTTCCTGCAAAAGATATTCCCAATAAGCTTATATGGAAATTGGTTGtcatttttttgtgaaaaaaattggTATTTTGTCAGTCTCCGGCACAATCATGATCCCATTGATACTCCACAACCTCGTAAAAAGATAAAGGAAAAGCACATATCCCCAGGAGAAATAGGAAATTTTTCTCGCTCTATTTCAGAGATATTTGGTGCAAGATTATTTTCTGGATCATTATGATTTTTTGCTccattttggtataagattttatattttctcgatatccaaatcaaattattttatggaCCATGATCAAGATTATTTACTGGATTATTGTGGTTTTTGGCAAACATAAGAAATGTGAATTTTTTTGGATATGCATcataaaatgtgataacaaaTATCATGACATATTCAAAGTGATAGTAGAGCATATTGTGTCTTGAACCTACAATCTAGTCATTTGCAACAATTAGACCAAGTCCCTCACTTAATTGCAATTTGCAAGGTTGCAAATATATAGACACTATTGTAATGGATAAATGTACCTCCAAGCTTTTCACAAAAATTGATTGGTAAATGTAATGAATGCGTGCGCCACCGGACAGTTCAGATGTAGACATTTCTTCATTTTTCCCTTCTATCATTGAGGAAAAAGCTGTTTCCAACAAGGAATTGATTATAAGGATTTAGAATTGACTTCAAGGATTGGACAAGCATATTATTCACATGTTTGAACCATACATTACCTTCACAATACTTGGACAGGATGTTCAAAAGAAGAGCTCCCTGGCCAGCCTATTTGATAAGAAGGTagcaagaaaatgaaaaagaaatcagatgatcaaattaaacttttttttagtcaacttttatattaaaaaataacgcAAGAAGCGTTCAGAGAGTAATGATCAAATTAAACTTCTGCTACCAGAACTATTAACAACCCAACCAAAAGACAGATCACAGAGAGAACTCTTCTTACTTTACATCTGGaaacttattcaaataaatgcAACAACCAATAACCCACAAGTCTGCTTGCTCAGTTAGATTAGCTACTCAACAAACTGGCACTTAACAAAGAGACTGATGGCTATGACCATGTTCGTTTCCATAGAATCAAATTGCAGCAGTAGCAAGTAGAATAAGATGTACTTAAATTGCACAAGgaaatgataaaagaaaattttcatgAATTACAATAACATGCCTTAGACTCTGTGATTTCACCGTAGCTGGCATGCTCCTTTGCAACACTAACAAGTGCGGAACTAATGCGTGACTTCAACCCTGGAAGCACTGACTTGATGTGCTGAACAAGAATCTGCAAATAAGATACATGACTGTCATGAATTCTAACTGTCAAGTGGGCTGCAAGGAAAACTTTCTCCATCACTTAGCAACAAAGTCCATGGTTACATAAAATTAGTTTGTAAGCACACACAAGGTTGATACATATTCTCAGTTTTCTCTGTGACAGTTATGTGGCACATGATATTGGCATGGAATCagtatttaaaatgtaatagcAAACAAAAAAGGAGAAGAAACCAAAAAAAAAGTTGAGTCTTTAAGTTTCAATTagcaaaatatattttgttccGTAACTGCAAAGTATGACATGTTGATGTACTGCAACTCTTTCATAACTCTTACCTGGTTCAACTTCTTTGCAAGTTGGGGGACACCGCATCGATCGGCAAGGTCACTGTATACCTAAGAAATAGCATATGTATGGTTTGACATTATAGTATGAGTAAACTAGCcctaaaaatagaaaatggttAAACTGTAAGGAATCAGACATACTGGGCGACTGCGAAAAAATTTCTCTTCAGCCACAAGCGCATCTTTTATACTGCGATTATGCATGATATCCTGCATAAAGACAGGACtatgattaaaaaaacattttctaaaCAATTCGAACTACCTCTACATAATTCTTGTCCACTCACTCACCTTTGGAGATGCCACTTAAATAGTTAATACCCAGAGACCTTAAGCTAATTACATGGATAACTAAAATTGAGGTCAAGAAAATCATGAAAAAGTAATCTCCAAATGATACATTGTggttaaaattacaaataacttGTTTGATACATGAATATACTAAATACAGCTAAATGAAGGGCCTGAAGAAAGATGCACTTTTTGAATATGACATATACAGTTTTATCCTGAAAACAGCACAGGTGTAGCTAAATATTACTGGCATAGTATACACTACTTGGTCAGCTTTCTCAACAACTAAGAGATCCATTGAACATGGTGGCTAATATAAGTAATGAGTCTCACATATTATGTTATTACTTTGTTATTCAATTCAAATCCAAGTAAAATAACAAAAGCAAGCAATGATGAGCAGATATTGCAGTAAAATCAAATCTTGGAAACAAATTTAGCCAGAACAGACTGCTAGGAGAAATTCATTCCAAGATCAAGTCTCCATATTGCCAGTCTTTTTTTTTCAGAAGTTAACCTTAACATTTGGTTGGACCATTTATATcctaataaatttgtttgttgatCAGCAAAGGACGCCAAGGAAAAATGAAAAGACATGTCAATAGTACTTCATTCTCTTCTAACACTTTTTTTCCTCCCTCTCCTTCAGACAATATCtcaacttttttttcattttaacttGACCGTCTAGTGAAAACCATGATCTGGGTTCTGAATCATGTCCcctaattatttaaacaaattacaGAAATTTGTTATACGGATAAATGTCTCAATTAAAGTAGAAATGAATTGCACAATCTTTTCCTTGTCTTGGTTGAGACCCTGtttgaacaaaataattttCCGTATTATTTGGCATCAACTACAGTCTACAGCTAATTAGTCACCATTAGCAGACTGATTTTGATATTAATTGAGAATCATACAAGCAAAAGAATATCAGATTTTAACCAGAAATAAACTACACGAGGACACGATCTTACAGACTTCAGTTAAACAAACAAATAGCCATCACATGGTCTTCGTTCAATGATAGCAGAACAACCATGTGAACATCAAAATATATACTCTACATTGTAACATAACAGCCACCAATATAATCACATGGATTCCATTCAGAAAATACAATAAGAAAGTATAAGAAAATTTGTATGATCCATGACTATACTAGTATTTGACCAAAGACCCAATACCAGATGCTTCAAGAAGGTTAAACAGaagagtaataaaaaaaatggaagttGAAATCCATAACATGAAACCATGCAATAAATAGCTAAACAAAGAACATGATTATTAAGTACTCTCTTGTACAACTATTACAACCAACTTCAATTTAGAACTTTGACAAGCAAGGTTAGATATAACTAGGTACCTCTTGACTACGGTTGACAACCCCTACATAACCAAGCC is part of the Impatiens glandulifera chromosome 1, dImpGla2.1, whole genome shotgun sequence genome and encodes:
- the LOC124919067 gene encoding dynamin-related protein 3A-like gives rise to the protein MTDDAVSTGNVTSPVAASPLGSSVIPIVNKLQDIFAQLGSQSTIELPQVAVVGSQSSGKSSVLEALVGRDFLPRGSDICTRRPLVLQLLQTKRNQDGTEGEEYGEFLHLPGKRLFDFNEIRREIQAETDREAGGNKGVSDKQIRLKIFSPNVLDITLVDLPGITKVPVGDQPSDIEARIRTMIMSYIKLPSCLILAVTPANADLANSDALQIAGNADPDGYRTIGVITKLDIMDRGTDAKNFLLGKVVPLRLGYVGVVNRSQEDIMHNRSIKDALVAEEKFFRSRPVYSDLADRCGVPQLAKKLNQILVQHIKSVLPGLKSRISSALVSVAKEHASYGEITESKAGQGALLLNILSKYCEAFSSMIEGKNEEMSTSELSGGARIHYIYQSIFVKSLEEVDPCEDLTDDDIRTAIQNATGTRSALFVPEFPFEVLVRKQIARLLDPSLQCARFIYDELIKMSHRCMINELQRFPVLRKRMDDVIGNFLREGLQPSETMIGHIIGMEMDYINTSHKNFIGGSKAVEIAQQQTKSNRITAAIPKPKEAVDTDKAPASERSIKSRSILARTANGIVPDQAVHTVPDVEKPTISGSGLSWGISSIFGGGSEHRTSIKESSTSKPFNEPVQSVGHNFSLIHLREPPPVLRPPESHSDQEIMEIAVTKLLLRSYYDIVRKNVEDSIPKAIMHFLVNHTKRDLHNVFIKKLYRDDMFEEMLQEPNEVAAKRKHTRETLRVLQQAFRTLDELPLEADSVERGYSGNNKISSDRTGLPKIQGGFPSSSMYSSGSSGSSEYYYSSSSPKNRKSRAAASGEMYYSEFSNGGGGGMYPTVDV